From one Lycorma delicatula isolate Av1 chromosome 2, ASM4794821v1, whole genome shotgun sequence genomic stretch:
- the LOC142319832 gene encoding uncharacterized protein LOC142319832 gives PQPIPEPIPQPIPEPDTEPEPIPKPIPESETGPKPIPEPIPVLIPEPKPEPNPKHKPLPESEPGPKPEPEPKPIPEPIPIPEPKPIPKPEPIPIPIPIPEPIPIPIPEPIHIPNLDLT, from the coding sequence CCTCAACCTATACCTGAACCTATACCTCAACCTATACCTGAACCTGATACTGAACCTGAACCTATACCTAAGCCTATACCTGAATCAGAAACTGGACCTAAACCTATACCTGAACCTATACCTGTACTTATACCTGAACCTAAACCTGAACCAAACCCTAAACATAAACCTTTACCTGAATCTGAACCTGGACCTAAACCTGAACCTGAACCTAAACCTATACCTGAACCTATACCTATACCTGAACCTAAACCTATACCTAAACCTGAACCTATACCTATACCTATACCTATACCTGAACCTATACCTATACCAATACCTGAACCTATACATATACCTAATCTGGACTTAACCTGA